A window from Centropristis striata isolate RG_2023a ecotype Rhode Island chromosome 2, C.striata_1.0, whole genome shotgun sequence encodes these proteins:
- the LOC131988962 gene encoding uncharacterized protein LOC131988962 → MDTLLPALNIHDTSLPAERQQCVLAASKAAKAQKGRGQVCPRDDGMRDPKTAFDEAKSRCGVPRPTEAQYLGQLVLTFGRYTGRTFKWLVENDVGYVKYLVDRHVKESQRPEKRGINEEWLKDSLLKYVELFPPISCHLERNVDRAIYGMGRFRSFTFLEMWQWYKCHIADPKAGSEQERRMAQEAHTSVKQWLLMRESDITSKSLKRFRQYILDKENATPPAAAAATSRAPAAAATSHVPWSDDAPDDTALVDALATFESHGEPISTSQPPVSAGGPEQPPPLSTNVPASPEKSASKQQKPLQKPLPSSPPSTRL, encoded by the exons ATGGATACTTTGCTGCCAGCCCTCAACATCCACGACACCAGCCTGCCGGCAGAGAGGCAGCAGTGTGTTCTTGCGGCCTCAAAGGCAGCCAAGGCCCAGAAGGGCAGGGGTCAGGTCTGTCCGAGGGACGACGGGATGAGGGACCCCAAGACTGCCTTCGACGAAG CAAAGAGCCGCTGTGGCGTGCCGAGGCCTACTGAGGCCCAGTACCTGGGCCAGCTGGTACTGACCTTCGGCCGCTACACCGGCCGGACCTTTAAGTGGCTGGTCGAGAACGACGTGGGCTACGTCAAGTA tCTCGTTGACCGCCACGTAAAAGAGAGCCAGCGGCCGGAGAAGCGTGGGATCAATGAGGAGTGGCTGAAAGACAGCCTCCTCAAGTATGTGGAGCTTTTTCCACCTATCTCCTGCCACCTCGAGAGGAACGTAGACAGGGCCATTTACGGCATGGGCCGTTTCCGGTCGTTTACGTTCCTCGAGATGTGGCAGTGGTACAAGTGCCACATAGCGGACCCCAAAGCCGGCAGCGAGCAGGAGCGGAGGATGGCGCAGGAGGCCCACACCTCAGTCAAGCAGTGGCTGCTGATGCGGGAGAGTGACATCACCTCGAAGTCACTCAAACGCTTCAGACAGTATATACTTGACAAAGAG AACGCCACTCCTCCTGCTGCCGCCGCCGCCACTTCAAGGGCCCCTGCAGCAGCTGCCACCTCCCACGTGCCGTGGTCCGACGACGCTCCGGACGACACTGCTCTGGTGGATGCCCTCGCCACCTTCGAGAGCCATGGAGAGCCCATCTCCACCAGCCAGCCTCCTGTGTCCGCCGGGGGTCCCGAACAGCCGCCGCCACTCTCCACCAACGTGCCAGCTTCTCCAGAGAAGTCTGCCAGCAAGCAGCAGAAGCCCCTGCAGAAGCCCCTGCCGTCCTCGCCGCCCTCCACCA GGCTGTGA